CCAACACTTCCTCCTAGGGGATGAAACACCCCCTAGCACGTGACCACTTGAGTGGCTCTTCCCTTTTTTTGCCACAAGCCCTCGAACCTCAGGTGGCTTATAGTTCCTTATCAAAGGCCACTTgatcccataaaaaaaagagtgtcTTTTAATGTCTGTGGCACCCTTGGTGCACCCTAGCCTCTGCCTTGGATCCTTGACTAACAACTTCTCGATCAGATCCTTAGCCTCTTCCATTCCTTTACCTTCCCCTTCCATCACATGGAAGTTCACGTGCTTACTCGATGCTATATTGCGCAAGGTGCTCTCTTTACTCCCTCCCTTAAACGGTGTCGTTCCATACAATAATTCATAGAGCAAAACCCCGAAAGCCCACCAATCCACTCCATTACCATGACCATTTCCAGACAGCAACTCAGGAGCCAAGTATTCATGGGTCCCAACACATGATCTCGACAAAGCTGCCGTGGGCTCCGCCACAAACTCCTCCTCCACCACTTCCTCCTCCACTACTCCCCTCCGGCTAAACGTACCAAAACAATCACCACCTCTTCTCATGGACCCCGCCATTCTTTTTCTGTGGACCCTTCTATCAAAAGTGGGGACAACATCAGCTTTGAAGCACAAATCGAAGTCAGACAACATTATATGACCATCTTCACGTAATAATATGTTCTCCGGCTTTAGATCCCGGTAAACAACACCTAGGGAATGCAAATACTCCAAAGCTACCAAGACCTCAGCAGCAAAGAACTTGACAGCCTGGACCGGTAACCGGTTACCAGGCTGCTTACGTAGCAAAGAGTGAAGATCTCCATTCGGGCAATAATCAATCAAAAGGCAGCTGTAATGAGAGAC
This genomic interval from Populus alba chromosome 1, ASM523922v2, whole genome shotgun sequence contains the following:
- the LOC118036674 gene encoding serine/threonine-protein kinase WAG1, which gives rise to MDIEETQLHRCPSDTDLDFSFTSTATDRTCASSSARSSLTLSFNDRLSTITTTTTSSLHHRKCDQHWSAIKTATSLSTDGRLHLRHLKLLRHLGTGNLGRVFLCQLRDFNNANFALKVMDKDSLTKKKLSQVQMEGEILSMLDHPFLPTLYAHLEVSHYSCLLIDYCPNGDLHSLLRKQPGNRLPVQAVKFFAAEVLVALEYLHSLGVVYRDLKPENILLREDGHIMLSDFDLCFKADVVPTFDRRVHRKRMAGSMRRGGDCFGTFSRRGVVEEEVVEEEFVAEPTAALSRSCVGTHEYLAPELLSGNGHGNGVDWWAFGVLLYELLYGTTPFKGGSKESTLRNIASSKHVNFHVMEGEGKGMEEAKDLIEKLLVKDPRQRLGCTKGATDIKRHSFFYGIKWPLIRNYKPPEVRGLVAKKGKSHSSGHVLGGVSSPRRKCWWRLWKKGGGGLGNLLRNKGSSPRYYLLNNSQHYNGNYHHYKVRKCA